From Salinirubellus salinus, the proteins below share one genomic window:
- a CDS encoding DUF4112 domain-containing protein translates to MTHHDFDTAFVDGFEGELPESLDEAAVERMRAVAKLLDEQVEIPGTGFRVGLDPLVSAVPGVGSAVGAVVSLYIVAEAAYLGVSFSTVLRMLANVVIDAVGGSIPYVGVLFDAVWKTNKRNLRLALEDLTEGVEHETTGVVEVGGHEEHTEATEDEGDDGPVVIEVE, encoded by the coding sequence ATGACCCACCACGACTTCGACACGGCGTTCGTCGACGGGTTCGAGGGTGAACTCCCGGAGTCGCTCGACGAGGCGGCGGTAGAGCGGATGCGCGCGGTGGCGAAACTGCTCGACGAGCAGGTCGAGATACCGGGCACCGGGTTCCGGGTCGGCCTCGACCCGCTCGTGAGTGCCGTTCCGGGCGTGGGCAGCGCGGTCGGCGCCGTCGTCTCGCTCTACATCGTCGCCGAGGCGGCGTACCTCGGCGTCTCGTTCTCGACGGTGCTCCGGATGCTCGCCAACGTCGTCATCGACGCCGTCGGTGGTTCCATCCCCTACGTCGGGGTCCTCTTCGACGCGGTCTGGAAGACGAACAAGCGGAACCTCCGACTCGCGCTGGAGGACCTCACGGAGGGGGTCGAGCACGAGACGACGGGCGTGGTCGAGGTCGGGGGGCACGAAGAGCACACGGAGGCGACGGAGGACGAGGGGGACGACGGCCCGGTCGTCATCGAGGTCGAGTGA
- a CDS encoding DUF302 domain-containing protein — translation MLPVDPSQLSSEDIGEKRATLHMDHADAVEHVREAFTSEGFGIATEFSPSEMLNEKIGADRDPYFVLGACNPNMADRALDASDNRIGGLFPCNVVVWEEEPGVQTVYHISIMKAARLLGMAPDSEEMADIVADTGELVEAAWAKLDTAE, via the coding sequence ATGTTGCCAGTCGACCCCAGCCAGCTCTCGAGCGAGGACATCGGCGAGAAACGAGCGACCCTCCACATGGACCACGCGGACGCGGTCGAGCACGTCCGCGAGGCGTTCACGAGCGAGGGGTTCGGCATCGCCACGGAGTTCTCCCCGAGCGAGATGCTGAACGAGAAGATCGGCGCCGACCGGGACCCCTACTTCGTCCTCGGGGCCTGTAACCCGAACATGGCCGACCGTGCGCTCGACGCGAGCGACAACCGAATCGGCGGGCTGTTCCCCTGCAACGTCGTCGTCTGGGAGGAGGAACCGGGCGTCCAGACGGTCTACCACATCAGCATCATGAAGGCCGCCCGACTGCTCGGGATGGCACCCGACAGCGAGGAGATGGCCGACATCGTCGCGGACACTGGGGAGCTGGTGGAGGCGGCGTGGGCGAAGCTGGATACGGCGGAGTAG
- the nreA gene encoding DNA repair protein NreA, with protein MRLDEFIEGYERDEAADLRQLAEEKSYAITEYIEDVESGFAESVQGDSLFGSTAPSIFVGRSGYPEVATGLLSPVAGEFDPNEYTTSGDWYAQGVDIDGVFQRRTGLLNSTRYADVDVADTWDGFVGVQREVAIADRPVDVEIGLSGRPNLDVSESLDATGMRAPNGPRVKARNAELTENPHVPRAVEKTLSDDDWRAEGAIAYLYRRGFDVYDIKRILSAGALGRAKERRLVPTRWSITAVDDTVGQYLRGRIRNAPSVDEVEVWRNDYVGNTYWVILAPGDWEFELVEMKAPGSIWNPDESGPYWVGSDYESYTGRTAYVDETSGAYYASRLGVLEELERRGRQAKVLVLRTVSDAYWAPVGVWQIRESVRNAFEGEAGVAETFHDAVGALEPQLPISPARLRRKSEMVAGVQTNLGQFGG; from the coding sequence ATGCGGCTGGACGAGTTCATCGAGGGGTACGAACGCGACGAGGCCGCCGACCTCCGACAGCTGGCCGAGGAGAAGTCCTACGCCATCACGGAGTACATCGAGGACGTGGAGAGCGGGTTCGCGGAGTCGGTGCAGGGTGACTCGCTGTTCGGCTCCACCGCGCCCTCCATCTTCGTCGGCCGCTCGGGCTACCCCGAGGTGGCGACGGGTCTGCTCTCGCCCGTCGCGGGCGAGTTCGACCCCAACGAGTACACCACCAGCGGCGACTGGTACGCGCAGGGCGTCGACATCGACGGCGTGTTCCAGCGGCGCACCGGCCTCCTGAACTCCACTCGCTACGCGGACGTCGACGTGGCCGACACGTGGGACGGCTTCGTCGGCGTCCAGCGCGAGGTGGCCATCGCCGACCGACCGGTGGACGTGGAGATCGGCCTGTCGGGCAGGCCGAACCTCGACGTGAGCGAGTCCCTCGACGCGACCGGGATGCGCGCGCCGAACGGCCCCCGCGTGAAGGCCCGGAACGCCGAGCTCACCGAGAATCCGCACGTCCCGCGCGCCGTCGAGAAGACGCTCTCCGACGACGACTGGCGCGCGGAGGGCGCCATCGCCTACCTCTACCGGCGCGGATTCGACGTCTACGACATCAAGCGCATCCTCTCGGCGGGCGCGCTCGGGCGCGCGAAGGAGCGCCGACTCGTCCCCACGCGCTGGTCCATCACGGCCGTCGACGACACCGTCGGCCAGTACCTCCGTGGACGCATCCGGAACGCGCCGAGCGTCGACGAGGTGGAGGTCTGGCGCAACGACTACGTCGGCAACACCTACTGGGTCATCCTCGCGCCGGGCGACTGGGAGTTCGAACTGGTCGAGATGAAGGCCCCCGGGAGCATCTGGAACCCCGACGAGTCCGGGCCGTACTGGGTCGGGTCGGACTACGAGAGCTACACCGGCCGCACCGCATACGTCGACGAGACGAGTGGGGCCTACTACGCCTCCCGGCTGGGGGTGCTGGAGGAACTCGAACGCCGCGGCCGACAGGCGAAGGTGCTCGTCCTCCGCACGGTCTCGGACGCCTACTGGGCACCCGTCGGCGTCTGGCAGATCCGCGAGTCCGTGCGGAACGCCTTCGAGGGTGAGGCCGGCGTGGCCGAGACGTTCCACGACGCGGTGGGAGCGCTCGAACCGCAGTTACCCATCTCGCCGGCACGCCTGCGCCGGAAGTCGGAGATGGTCGCGGGCGTCCAGACCAACCTCGGACAGTTCGGGGGCTGA
- a CDS encoding transcription initiation factor IIB, producing the protein MTRPTRQRERERDTESEGEQEKGARTCPECASETIVKDADRGELVCDDCGLVIEEDQIDPGPEWRAFNHSERQNKSRVGAPTTQTMHDKGLTTTIDWKDKDAYGRSISSKKRSQMHRLRKWQERIRTKDAGERNLQFALSEIDRMASALGVPRSVREVASVIYRRALSDDLIRGRSIEGVATSALYAACRKEGIPRSLEEISEVSRVERKEIGRTYRYISQELGLEMEPVDPKKYVPRFCSELELSEEVQSKANEIITTTAEKGLLSGKSPTGYAAAAIYAASLLCNEKKTQREVADVAQVTEVTIRNRYQEQIEAMGIH; encoded by the coding sequence ATGACACGGCCCACCCGTCAACGGGAGCGCGAGCGCGACACCGAGTCAGAGGGGGAGCAGGAGAAGGGGGCGCGGACGTGTCCGGAGTGTGCTTCGGAGACCATCGTGAAAGACGCGGACCGCGGGGAACTGGTGTGTGACGACTGTGGCCTGGTCATCGAGGAGGACCAGATCGACCCCGGACCTGAGTGGCGGGCGTTCAACCACTCCGAGCGCCAGAACAAATCCCGCGTGGGCGCGCCGACCACGCAGACGATGCACGACAAGGGGCTGACGACGACCATCGACTGGAAGGACAAGGACGCCTACGGCCGCTCCATCTCCTCGAAGAAACGCTCGCAGATGCACCGGCTCCGGAAGTGGCAAGAGCGCATCCGCACCAAGGACGCCGGCGAACGCAACCTCCAGTTCGCCCTCTCGGAGATCGACCGGATGGCCTCGGCGCTCGGTGTGCCTCGCTCGGTCCGCGAGGTCGCCTCCGTCATCTACCGGCGGGCGCTCAGCGACGACCTCATCCGGGGCCGGTCCATCGAGGGCGTCGCCACGAGCGCGCTCTACGCCGCTTGCCGCAAGGAGGGTATCCCGCGCTCGCTCGAGGAGATCAGCGAGGTCTCACGGGTCGAGCGCAAGGAGATCGGCCGGACCTACCGCTACATCTCGCAGGAACTCGGCCTGGAGATGGAGCCGGTCGACCCGAAGAAGTACGTCCCCCGCTTCTGCTCGGAACTCGAACTCTCCGAGGAGGTCCAGTCCAAGGCCAACGAGATAATCACGACGACGGCCGAGAAGGGCCTGCTCTCCGGGAAGTCCCCGACGGGCTACGCCGCCGCCGCCATCTACGCCGCCTCGCTCCTCTGCAACGAGAAGAAGACCCAGCGCGAGGTCGCCGACGTCGCGCAAGTGACGGAGGTCACCATCCGCAACCGCTACCAGGAGCAGATCGAAGCGATGGGCATCCACTGA
- the rnhA gene encoding ribonuclease HI, with translation MPVVECDPEEARERLTEAGVEVRDGNTDHELWRASHAGSTLVAYDGKVVVQGGDPQRAVALLRGGGGRAHVYFDGACRGNPGPAAVGYVVVSGDGIVAEGGRRIGRATNNQAEYEALVAGLEAASDAGFDEVVIRGDSQLVVKQVRGEWNTNDPQLRERRVRVHELLREFDDWSIEHVPREINDRADDLANEALDGDRN, from the coding sequence ATGCCGGTCGTCGAGTGTGACCCCGAGGAGGCCCGTGAACGACTGACCGAAGCCGGCGTCGAGGTCCGGGACGGCAACACCGACCACGAACTGTGGCGTGCCAGTCACGCCGGGTCGACACTCGTCGCCTACGACGGGAAGGTGGTCGTCCAGGGCGGCGACCCCCAGCGAGCGGTGGCGCTCCTCCGCGGCGGTGGTGGCCGCGCGCACGTCTACTTCGACGGCGCCTGCCGGGGGAACCCCGGTCCCGCCGCCGTGGGCTACGTCGTCGTCAGTGGAGACGGCATCGTCGCGGAGGGGGGCCGCCGCATCGGCCGCGCGACCAACAATCAGGCGGAGTACGAGGCCCTCGTCGCCGGGCTGGAGGCCGCGAGCGACGCCGGTTTCGACGAGGTGGTGATCAGAGGTGACTCGCAACTGGTCGTCAAGCAGGTCCGCGGCGAGTGGAACACGAACGACCCGCAACTGCGTGAGCGGCGGGTCCGCGTCCACGAACTCCTGCGCGAGTTCGACGACTGGTCCATCGAACACGTCCCGCGCGAGATAAACGACCGGGCCGACGACCTCGCCAACGAGGCGCTCGACGGCGACCGAAACTGA
- a CDS encoding DUF7108 family protein, which produces MTAETSPDAESDDTDAEPPLPDDVVDEAERLTRLARNAVDDAEAVACRERRAALLADHEYTSRLRSEDHGETLVLHPEAWVRDGNVDATLVEDVSRAVEVPLDGVGDPGEWEDVEAHNRAVAERVTEEHGEVHGATAEAFADFMGNHYARPVEQATESMVREFRAEYFVRNAWPTDAQREVVAESVELTVETARDER; this is translated from the coding sequence ATGACGGCCGAGACGTCCCCGGACGCGGAATCGGACGACACCGACGCGGAGCCGCCGCTCCCCGACGACGTGGTCGACGAGGCCGAGCGGCTCACCCGACTCGCCCGGAACGCCGTCGACGACGCCGAGGCCGTGGCCTGCCGCGAGCGACGGGCGGCACTGCTGGCCGACCACGAGTACACCTCGCGCCTGCGCTCGGAGGACCACGGCGAGACGCTCGTGCTCCACCCCGAGGCGTGGGTCCGCGACGGGAACGTCGACGCGACGCTCGTCGAGGACGTCTCGCGGGCCGTGGAGGTCCCCCTCGACGGCGTCGGTGACCCCGGCGAGTGGGAGGACGTGGAGGCGCACAACCGCGCCGTCGCCGAACGGGTCACCGAGGAACACGGCGAGGTCCACGGCGCCACCGCCGAGGCGTTCGCGGACTTCATGGGCAACCACTACGCGCGCCCGGTCGAACAGGCCACGGAGTCGATGGTCCGGGAGTTCCGCGCGGAGTACTTCGTGCGCAACGCGTGGCCGACCGACGCACAGCGTGAGGTCGTTGCGGAGTCGGTCGAACTGACCGTCGAGACGGCACGCGACGAGCGCTGA
- a CDS encoding PadR family transcriptional regulator encodes MSEARKVTVEPGIARELTAFQQNILVILAEEARYGLAIKRELEEYYGEEVNHGRLYPNLDDLVEMGLVEKSELDKRTNQYALTDDGEAAVLGQLEWIFSKFVTEEGRAETLHELVDSTQ; translated from the coding sequence ATGTCAGAGGCACGTAAAGTCACTGTCGAACCGGGCATCGCACGCGAACTTACCGCGTTTCAGCAGAACATCCTCGTCATCCTCGCCGAGGAGGCGCGCTACGGGCTCGCCATCAAGCGCGAACTCGAGGAGTACTACGGGGAGGAAGTGAACCACGGGCGGCTCTACCCCAACCTCGACGACCTCGTCGAGATGGGGCTGGTCGAGAAGTCCGAACTCGACAAGCGGACGAACCAGTACGCGCTGACCGACGACGGCGAGGCCGCCGTCCTCGGCCAGCTCGAGTGGATATTCTCGAAGTTCGTCACGGAGGAGGGGCGCGCGGAGACGCTCCACGAACTCGTCGACTCGACCCAGTAG